One genomic window of Boudabousia tangfeifanii includes the following:
- a CDS encoding PLP-dependent aminotransferase family protein, which produces MSEQHELTGSRRDIWWDTYSDRADNLRESEVRSLFSVVSRPEVVSLAGGMPNIKDLPLDRLAASASELIAKHGMQALQYGAGRGWDPLREQICEIMSLEGIKADYENVVITTGSQQAVDLMTQIFVNPGDVILCEAPSYLGSLGIFGAYQAEVVHVEMDHEGLLPDELEDTIKRVRSQGGNIKFLYTIPNFHNPAGVTQSMERRQAIVDICRRERILILEDNPYGLLGFHGQTMPALQSLNPEGVVYLGSFSKMFAPGFRIGWALAPHAIRDKLIMANESVVLSPSMMGQMMIHTYLRDFDWLGQVTTYRSMYHERAKAMLDSLEQYLPACEWTVPDGGFYTWVKLPAGLDAKDMLPRAVTEMVAYVSGTAFYANERGRDHLRLSYCFPPPEEIREGVRRLSRVVNKEIELVKLFQPGSAN; this is translated from the coding sequence TTGAGCGAACAGCATGAACTTACCGGTAGCCGGCGTGATATTTGGTGGGACACTTACTCTGATCGGGCAGACAATCTTCGTGAGTCCGAAGTACGTTCCCTTTTCTCAGTAGTTTCACGTCCGGAAGTTGTCTCGCTAGCGGGCGGGATGCCAAATATTAAAGACCTACCCTTGGACCGATTAGCGGCCTCGGCCAGCGAGCTAATTGCCAAGCATGGCATGCAAGCATTGCAGTATGGTGCGGGCCGTGGCTGGGATCCTTTGCGTGAACAGATTTGCGAAATCATGTCCCTTGAAGGGATTAAAGCCGACTATGAAAACGTGGTAATTACTACGGGTTCTCAGCAAGCGGTTGATTTGATGACTCAAATCTTCGTCAATCCAGGGGACGTCATCCTCTGTGAGGCTCCTTCCTACCTTGGTTCGCTCGGCATCTTCGGGGCCTACCAGGCCGAGGTCGTCCACGTGGAAATGGATCATGAGGGACTACTCCCCGACGAACTCGAAGATACGATTAAACGTGTTCGCTCACAAGGCGGCAATATTAAGTTCCTCTACACGATTCCCAACTTCCACAACCCGGCCGGGGTCACCCAAAGTATGGAACGCCGCCAAGCGATCGTGGATATTTGCCGCCGCGAACGCATCCTGATCTTGGAAGACAACCCTTATGGTTTGCTTGGCTTCCACGGGCAGACCATGCCAGCCCTGCAATCACTAAATCCTGAAGGCGTGGTTTACCTAGGTTCTTTCTCCAAGATGTTTGCCCCCGGTTTCCGCATTGGTTGGGCCCTAGCGCCTCACGCGATTCGGGACAAGCTGATTATGGCAAACGAATCCGTAGTACTCTCGCCCTCGATGATGGGTCAGATGATGATCCACACTTACCTGCGTGACTTCGATTGGCTCGGACAGGTTACTACTTACCGCTCGATGTACCATGAGCGTGCTAAGGCGATGCTGGATTCGCTAGAACAGTATCTGCCAGCCTGTGAGTGGACGGTCCCTGATGGTGGTTTCTACACCTGGGTCAAGCTACCTGCCGGTCTAGACGCAAAGGATATGCTACCTCGCGCCGTCACCGAAATGGTCGCTTACGTATCAGGTACCGCCTTCTACGCGAATGAACGAGGGCGCGATCACTTGCGTCTGTCCTACTGTTTCCCACCACCGGAAGAAATCCGTGAAGGGGTTCGACGTCTATCGCGCGTCGTCAATAAGGAAATCGAACTTGTTAAGCTCTTCCAGCCTGGCTCGGCGAACTGA
- the trxA gene encoding thioredoxin, with protein sequence MMAAKTLTLTDRTFQADIRLDRGLMLVDFWAPWCGPCRQLGPILEEVAAEMGDKAKIWKLNVDENPTSPAKYGVRSIPAMLIFLDGELVETMVGVKTKSKIVETLNKYVLTD encoded by the coding sequence ATGATGGCCGCAAAAACTTTGACACTAACCGATCGTACTTTCCAGGCAGATATCCGCCTCGATCGCGGACTAATGCTGGTTGATTTCTGGGCCCCATGGTGTGGCCCTTGTCGTCAGCTCGGTCCCATCTTGGAAGAGGTTGCCGCTGAAATGGGTGACAAAGCCAAGATCTGGAAACTGAACGTAGATGAAAACCCAACTTCCCCTGCCAAGTACGGTGTTCGTTCAATTCCCGCCATGCTAATTTTCCTGGATGGAGAACTAGTTGAAACCATGGTGGGCGTTAAGACCAAGTCGAAGATTGTCGAAACCCTGAACAAGTACGTTTTGACCGACTGA
- the trxB gene encoding thioredoxin-disulfide reductase yields the protein MSNFSFQPAASGLVSLDKQESAPKTEEKTDPNAPHEVYNVIVVGSGPAGYTAATYLARAQLKPLVLAGALAAGGALMNTTEVENFPGFPEGIMGPDLMNNMQAQAEKFGAQIEFEDVVEVDLSGTEKVVKTEDATYYAKAVILATGSAYRKLGLPNEDEFSGRGVSYCATCDGFFFKGQEIIVVGGGDSAMEEATFLTSFASKVTVVHRRDELRASKVMADRAMNNPKIEFAWNSQVTALHGEVGLTKVTLTDTQTGETRELEATGLFVAIGHDPRNELFKEQVELDAAGYVKVAEPSTKTNLSGVFACGDLVDHTYRQAITAAGSGCRAALDAQKFLEDSEN from the coding sequence ATGTCCAACTTCTCTTTCCAACCAGCCGCTTCCGGCTTGGTTTCCCTCGACAAACAGGAAAGCGCTCCTAAGACCGAGGAAAAGACTGATCCTAACGCCCCACACGAGGTCTACAACGTGATTGTGGTGGGTTCTGGCCCTGCCGGTTACACCGCTGCTACCTACCTAGCACGAGCACAGCTTAAGCCACTAGTTCTTGCGGGCGCTTTAGCTGCTGGTGGCGCTTTGATGAATACTACCGAGGTCGAAAACTTCCCCGGTTTCCCAGAAGGCATCATGGGCCCAGACCTGATGAACAACATGCAGGCACAAGCTGAAAAGTTTGGCGCTCAAATCGAGTTCGAGGACGTTGTCGAAGTTGACCTTTCGGGAACCGAAAAGGTTGTAAAGACTGAAGATGCCACCTACTACGCAAAAGCCGTCATTTTGGCCACCGGTTCCGCTTACCGCAAGCTAGGCCTACCCAACGAGGACGAATTCTCGGGTCGTGGCGTCTCCTACTGTGCAACTTGTGATGGTTTCTTCTTCAAGGGGCAAGAGATTATCGTCGTTGGCGGTGGCGACTCTGCCATGGAAGAAGCTACCTTCCTTACCAGCTTTGCTTCTAAGGTCACCGTGGTTCACCGTCGCGACGAGCTACGCGCCAGCAAGGTAATGGCAGACCGTGCCATGAACAACCCGAAGATCGAATTCGCTTGGAACTCCCAGGTAACTGCTCTACACGGCGAAGTGGGGTTGACCAAGGTGACGCTCACCGACACTCAGACCGGAGAAACTCGCGAACTTGAGGCAACAGGTCTGTTCGTAGCTATTGGTCACGATCCACGCAATGAACTCTTCAAGGAACAGGTTGAACTTGATGCTGCAGGCTATGTGAAGGTCGCAGAACCAAGCACCAAGACCAACCTATCGGGCGTCTTCGCCTGTGGCGACCTAGTGGACCACACCTACCGTCAAGCAATCACCGCCGCTGGCTCTGGTTGCCGCGCCGCACTCGATGCGCAGAAGTTCCTCGAAGATAGCGAAAACTGA
- a CDS encoding D-alanine--D-alanine ligase family protein has product MTKKNVSRETIAKNAEVKVALIAGGATHERDISMRSAHSVAKALKAGGFKTEVLEPNHDLIPKLNELAPNLLWPMVHGGFGEDGSLQDLLELLGLPYVGARANGARLASEKPVAKTLLQREGVATPKSVTLPRKVFMQVGSEPVMAAIAQTFDFPLVVKPADGGSSLGVTCAQDANELRTALVDAFAYGETALIESFVAGREIAVSLVDFGQGVHALAPVEVETEGGPYDFQARYESGRSVFYAPARLSEAETKAVQETAVKCFEILGLRDYGRIDLLLAEDGTPWFIDANVIPGMTDMSLFPQAAEAGGDFIDVIQGIALAALARYESWKHPELATDE; this is encoded by the coding sequence ATGACTAAGAAAAATGTTTCACGTGAAACAATTGCGAAAAATGCTGAAGTGAAAGTCGCGCTGATCGCTGGGGGAGCAACTCACGAACGCGACATTTCTATGCGTAGTGCCCACTCGGTGGCCAAGGCACTCAAAGCTGGAGGCTTTAAGACTGAAGTTTTGGAGCCCAACCATGACCTCATCCCAAAGCTCAACGAGCTAGCACCTAATTTATTGTGGCCAATGGTGCATGGTGGTTTTGGCGAAGATGGTTCCCTGCAAGATCTGCTAGAACTACTTGGTCTGCCCTATGTGGGAGCCCGCGCGAACGGAGCTCGTCTCGCCTCAGAAAAACCAGTGGCAAAAACGCTATTACAGCGTGAAGGCGTAGCTACCCCAAAGTCGGTAACTCTTCCGCGCAAAGTTTTTATGCAAGTTGGCAGTGAGCCAGTAATGGCAGCCATCGCCCAAACCTTCGACTTCCCATTAGTCGTTAAGCCTGCTGATGGCGGCTCCAGTTTGGGGGTTACCTGTGCGCAGGATGCCAACGAGCTACGTACCGCTTTAGTAGACGCTTTTGCCTATGGTGAGACTGCCTTGATCGAATCCTTCGTGGCCGGTAGAGAAATCGCGGTATCACTCGTTGACTTTGGCCAAGGCGTCCACGCCCTCGCCCCAGTCGAGGTGGAAACCGAAGGTGGACCGTACGACTTCCAAGCACGCTACGAATCTGGTCGCTCAGTATTCTATGCTCCTGCTCGTCTCAGCGAAGCCGAAACCAAAGCAGTCCAAGAAACTGCCGTGAAGTGTTTCGAGATTCTTGGCTTGCGAGACTATGGCCGCATCGATCTTTTGCTAGCCGAGGACGGAACGCCGTGGTTTATCGACGCCAATGTCATTCCAGGCATGACCGATATGTCCTTGTTCCCACAAGCTGCTGAAGCTGGCGGTGACTTCATTGATGTTATTCAGGGCATCGCTTTGGCCGCTCTAGCGCGCTACGAGAGCTGGAAGCACCCAGAGCTAGCTACGGACGAGTAA
- a CDS encoding ParB/RepB/Spo0J family partition protein, whose translation MVRKRTGLGRGLAALIPEAQTEEVKKPSSPLDVFFADDNVSRETISDSAEEGAEKSAATSSLSAASRALLSAPPKRRKTKSKAKADTQASAAATAKHSEGAEGEAAEQAGKASAQSLKKTATKSATKSAKGAQVKSSDAKATKSEKTGGTNTSATSNTSTAKQKSDAKDVASTSSLKSEVKETGSVADELAPIPGATFGEIPVWSIVANRVQPRTDFDPVELAELVDSIKEVGLLQPIVVRPLSQEVAQDLFAARLARAEAGVAEVEKTKAIGDLEALLSVEEVKTAGLPQYELVMGERRLRACRLAGLETVPAIVRHTEDENLLRDALLENLHRVELNPIEEASAYAQLMADFSCTQAQLAQKVARSRPQIANMLRLLKLPASVQRQLSAGELTTGHARALLGLRSGAAQANLADRIVKEGLSVRAVEKLVANGLDQEKSKKVTELPVVSEPVSTFVNEFSQKLDTKVKVQVGKTSSKLVIEAAGMEDLERVVRLLSKNL comes from the coding sequence ATGGTTCGCAAACGTACTGGCCTAGGTCGAGGTCTTGCTGCTCTGATTCCAGAGGCTCAGACCGAAGAGGTTAAGAAGCCTAGCAGCCCCCTCGATGTTTTCTTCGCCGACGACAATGTTTCACGTGAAACAATTTCGGATTCAGCCGAGGAGGGTGCCGAAAAATCTGCGGCCACCAGTTCCTTAAGTGCGGCTTCTCGAGCTTTGCTTAGCGCTCCTCCTAAGCGTCGTAAGACCAAGAGCAAAGCAAAGGCGGATACGCAAGCTTCAGCGGCAGCTACTGCAAAGCACAGTGAAGGTGCAGAGGGCGAAGCTGCGGAGCAAGCAGGAAAGGCTTCAGCCCAGTCACTAAAGAAGACTGCTACCAAGAGTGCCACTAAGTCGGCCAAAGGTGCGCAGGTGAAGAGCTCTGACGCTAAAGCTACCAAGTCGGAAAAGACTGGTGGCACGAATACTTCTGCTACTTCCAACACCTCAACTGCCAAGCAAAAGAGCGACGCTAAAGATGTCGCGTCCACGTCCTCGTTAAAGTCCGAGGTAAAGGAAACGGGATCGGTAGCAGATGAGTTAGCCCCGATTCCAGGTGCCACTTTTGGGGAGATTCCGGTGTGGTCGATTGTGGCCAACCGAGTCCAGCCGCGTACTGATTTCGATCCCGTCGAGCTAGCCGAACTAGTCGACTCCATTAAGGAAGTTGGGCTACTACAGCCAATCGTGGTGCGCCCCTTGTCTCAGGAAGTCGCCCAGGATCTATTTGCTGCTCGTCTAGCCCGGGCTGAAGCTGGGGTGGCCGAGGTCGAAAAGACCAAAGCTATCGGCGATCTAGAAGCGCTGCTGAGCGTAGAAGAAGTTAAGACCGCAGGCCTACCGCAGTACGAACTGGTCATGGGTGAACGTCGTTTGCGGGCATGCCGTTTAGCAGGTCTCGAAACTGTTCCAGCCATTGTCCGGCACACCGAGGACGAGAATCTACTGCGTGACGCCTTGTTGGAAAACCTCCATCGGGTGGAACTAAATCCCATCGAAGAAGCATCGGCTTATGCCCAGTTGATGGCCGACTTCTCTTGCACACAAGCTCAGCTTGCTCAGAAGGTAGCTCGTTCGCGTCCGCAAATTGCCAATATGCTACGCCTACTCAAGTTGCCCGCTTCGGTACAGCGGCAACTTAGTGCTGGCGAGCTCACTACTGGACACGCCCGCGCTCTTCTCGGCCTGCGTTCTGGTGCGGCGCAAGCCAACTTGGCTGATCGGATCGTCAAGGAAGGCCTGTCGGTACGAGCGGTTGAAAAATTGGTAGCTAACGGCTTGGACCAAGAGAAATCTAAAAAGGTAACGGAACTACCCGTTGTCTCAGAACCTGTGAGCACTTTCGTCAATGAGTTCTCTCAAAAGCTTGACACCAAAGTTAAGGTGCAGGTAGGTAAGACCAGTTCTAAGCTCGTCATCGAGGCTGCTGGGATGGAAGACCTTGAACGAGTCGTCAGATTGCTTTCCAAAAACCTCTAA